The following coding sequences are from one Mesorhizobium onobrychidis window:
- the ku gene encoding non-homologous end joining protein Ku, whose protein sequence is MAPRANWKGFLKIGELSCPVALYTAASTSERIAFHTINRATGHRVHRAFVDSDSGKPVEKDDQVKGYEISSGEYVVLEPDEVAAAVPESDKTLSVSAFIGCSDVDDVYFDKPYYLAPPDKHAEEAFGLIRKGMRRKKVAAIAQTVLFRRVRTLLIRAYDEGLVATTLNFDYEVRSAEEAFDNIPNMKIEGEMLELAEHIIKTKRGKFDPTKFDDRYEAALAELVKAKLEGKKIAIPKQPRREKVVDLMDALRQSAGKQPATRKPAAKSKPARHAKAKAKETRRKAG, encoded by the coding sequence TTGGCGCCGAGAGCAAATTGGAAGGGCTTCCTGAAAATTGGAGAACTCAGCTGCCCGGTAGCGCTCTATACGGCTGCCTCGACCTCGGAGCGGATCGCCTTCCACACGATTAACCGCGCCACGGGCCATAGGGTGCATCGCGCCTTCGTCGACAGCGATAGCGGCAAGCCCGTCGAGAAGGACGATCAGGTCAAAGGCTATGAGATCAGCTCGGGTGAGTACGTCGTGCTCGAACCCGATGAGGTCGCAGCCGCTGTCCCCGAGAGCGACAAGACGCTGTCGGTCTCGGCCTTCATCGGCTGTTCCGACGTCGATGATGTCTATTTCGACAAGCCGTATTACCTGGCGCCGCCGGACAAACACGCGGAAGAAGCATTTGGGCTGATCCGCAAAGGCATGCGCAGGAAGAAAGTCGCCGCCATCGCCCAGACCGTCCTGTTCCGGCGCGTCCGGACCCTGCTCATCCGCGCCTATGACGAAGGCCTTGTCGCAACCACGCTGAACTTCGATTACGAGGTGCGCTCGGCGGAGGAGGCCTTCGACAACATTCCCAATATGAAGATCGAGGGCGAGATGCTCGAACTGGCCGAACACATCATCAAGACCAAGAGGGGCAAATTCGATCCAACCAAATTCGACGACCGTTATGAGGCCGCGCTGGCCGAGCTTGTGAAGGCAAAGCTCGAAGGCAAGAAGATCGCAATTCCGAAGCAGCCCAGGCGGGAGAAGGTCGTCGATCTTATGGATGCGCTGCGCCAAAGCGCCGGCAAGCAGCCCGCGACAAGAAAGCCCGCGGCAAAATCAAAGCCGGCGCGCCACGCGAAGGCGAAGGCAAAGGAGACGCGTCGGAAAGCCGGCTGA
- a CDS encoding GFA family protein, translating to MTRIETGSCFCGSITAEMDGDPFRICSDHDDDRRKAIGSPLTVWVGYRPAQFRLLTGWPKTFSRTRGVLRTFCADCGTSIAYLDQGLPEELYVTIGFFDHPERFAPQAHAYWDMKLPWVEFRDDLPRVGRFKTARSGSRKSSRSVTGKTPPMEPEWP from the coding sequence ATGACCAGGATCGAGACCGGCTCCTGTTTTTGCGGTTCGATAACGGCTGAGATGGATGGCGACCCGTTCCGGATTTGCTCCGATCACGATGACGATCGCCGCAAGGCGATAGGGAGCCCGCTGACCGTCTGGGTCGGCTATCGACCGGCCCAATTCAGACTGCTGACCGGCTGGCCGAAGACGTTCTCAAGGACCCGAGGCGTGCTCCGCACCTTCTGTGCCGATTGCGGGACATCCATAGCCTATCTCGACCAAGGGCTTCCGGAAGAACTCTATGTGACGATCGGCTTCTTCGACCACCCCGAACGTTTTGCGCCGCAGGCCCATGCCTATTGGGATATGAAGCTGCCGTGGGTGGAATTTCGTGACGATCTGCCGCGTGTGGGAAGATTCAAGACGGCGCGATCCGGCAGTCGGAAATCCAGCCGATCGGTAACCGGCAAAACGCCGCCGATGGAACCCGAATGGCCCTAG
- a CDS encoding KTSC domain-containing protein, producing MPSTAIRSINYDPATRTLSVWFVPSGNRYDYDDVPPQTYAAFRKASSKGRFFNAFIRDRFNHHLVEPSQSG from the coding sequence ATGCCTTCAACTGCCATCCGAAGCATCAATTACGATCCAGCGACGAGAACCCTCTCCGTATGGTTTGTCCCAAGCGGAAATCGCTACGATTACGATGACGTGCCGCCGCAGACCTACGCTGCATTCCGCAAAGCCTCATCAAAGGGTCGGTTCTTCAACGCGTTCATTCGAGATCGGTTTAACCACCATTTGGTCGAGCCGAGCCAGTCGGGGTGA
- a CDS encoding sensor histidine kinase: MGLQYRSRPETIRNTLDETDQGLTNLQKDGQHLLGLINDVLDLSKIEAGQLTLALEDYYVGQIVRSTVTAVELLARAKGLKLATTVAENLPIGRGDERRLTQVLLNLAGNAVKFTETGAVDILADAVDGHFEITVRDTGPGIAPKDQGLIFEEFQQVDSSSTRQKGGTGLGLAISKRIVEMHGGTIGVESVPGSGSTFRMKIPIRVGEDVKAA, translated from the coding sequence ATGGGTCTCCAGTATCGGTCTCGACCCGAAACGATACGGAACACACTCGATGAGACGGACCAAGGCCTCACAAATCTACAAAAAGACGGGCAACATCTCCTGGGGCTCATCAACGACGTGCTCGATCTTTCAAAGATCGAAGCGGGCCAGCTCACGCTGGCGCTCGAAGATTATTACGTTGGGCAGATCGTTCGATCGACCGTTACGGCCGTGGAGCTGCTAGCGCGAGCGAAAGGGCTCAAGCTTGCGACGACTGTTGCCGAGAACCTTCCGATCGGCCGCGGGGACGAACGCCGCTTGACCCAGGTCCTGCTCAATCTTGCAGGAAATGCTGTCAAGTTTACCGAGACGGGTGCGGTCGACATTCTCGCCGATGCGGTCGACGGACATTTCGAGATCACAGTGCGGGACACAGGTCCCGGCATTGCACCCAAAGACCAGGGGCTTATCTTCGAGGAATTCCAGCAGGTCGATAGCAGCAGCACCAGGCAAAAGGGTGGCACGGGTCTCGGCCTGGCGATCTCGAAGCGTATCGTGGAAATGCATGGTGGAACCATAGGCGTGGAGTCCGTGCCGGGTTCAGGCTCGACATTCCGCATGAAAATACCGATCCGGGTGGGAGAGGATGTGAAGGCAGCATGA
- a CDS encoding SDR family oxidoreductase, translating into MQMKSEIAGEAAKQRHIQRGIDAKDKSKGKGKQQGAMQAGARKYPEPPFPEQHQPKPGHEWAIEPAPLYDAPFYIGSKKLDGKVALITGGDSGIGRAVAVLYAREGADVAIVYLSEDQDAEETKKAVEAEGRRCILVKADVSERDHCHNAVAEVVKEFGRIDVLVNNAAFQIHSSDFSELTEEHFDTTLKTNLYGYFHMAQEAVPHMKPGSAIINSGSVTGIEGSKQLVDYSMTKGGIHAFTRALSGNLIEKGIRVNCVAPGPVWTPLNPSDKQAGDVSKFGADTPMKRPAQPEEIAPAYVFLASPHCSSYITGEILPIIGGY; encoded by the coding sequence ATGCAGATGAAATCGGAAATCGCCGGCGAAGCCGCCAAGCAACGCCACATCCAGCGCGGCATCGATGCCAAGGACAAATCGAAGGGCAAGGGCAAGCAACAAGGCGCCATGCAGGCCGGAGCACGCAAATATCCCGAGCCGCCCTTTCCCGAACAGCACCAGCCGAAGCCGGGGCACGAATGGGCGATTGAGCCGGCGCCGCTTTACGATGCGCCGTTCTATATCGGATCGAAAAAGCTCGACGGCAAAGTGGCGCTGATTACCGGCGGCGATTCAGGCATAGGCCGTGCGGTGGCCGTGCTCTATGCGCGCGAAGGTGCCGACGTGGCGATCGTCTATCTGTCCGAGGATCAGGATGCCGAAGAGACGAAGAAGGCCGTCGAAGCCGAGGGCCGGCGCTGCATACTGGTCAAGGCCGACGTCAGCGAGCGCGACCACTGCCACAATGCCGTGGCTGAGGTGGTGAAGGAATTTGGCCGGATCGACGTTCTGGTCAACAACGCCGCTTTCCAGATCCATTCCAGCGACTTCAGCGAGCTGACCGAAGAGCATTTCGACACCACGCTGAAGACCAACCTCTACGGCTACTTCCACATGGCGCAGGAGGCCGTGCCGCATATGAAGCCCGGTTCGGCGATCATCAACAGTGGCTCCGTAACCGGCATCGAGGGCTCGAAGCAACTGGTCGACTATTCAATGACCAAGGGCGGCATTCATGCCTTCACGCGCGCACTCTCCGGCAACCTTATCGAAAAGGGAATCCGGGTGAACTGCGTGGCGCCAGGCCCGGTGTGGACGCCGCTCAATCCGTCGGACAAGCAAGCCGGTGACGTTTCGAAATTTGGCGCAGACACCCCGATGAAACGGCCCGCACAACCGGAGGAGATCGCGCCCGCCTATGTGTTCCTCGCCTCACCGCATTGCTCGAGCTACATCACAGGCGAGATATTGCCGATCATCGGCGGCTACTGA
- a CDS encoding phosphatase PAP2 family protein yields the protein MLSGFGKACAVILFSGNCAFAQSDLIEPEAGTWKTWVITSGEDFRVPPPPDASAAAAELVQMRDLLAQKDPAAADKITFWDAGSPGYRWIDLVNNRLLENQQISNAHRVYTYLTMAMYDATIAAWDAKYFYNRPRPSEADATLATALPPPRSPSYPSEHAAAAGAAATVLSYFFPEETSSFKAMAEEAAQSRVLAGVQFPSDSSAGLELGRRVAEQVIARAKADGSDAAWTGTVPTGPCMWVGNKPANVTMPNWKPIVLAAPDEFRPPAPPDCQSPAVKAEMDAIRQFERKFPNSYKAFYWQSPSGLFTDWYDYASKWMFEDKTDTNPPRAARAYAMLATVYYDAYIASNDGKYAYWYLRPNMLDASITPLFAVPAHPSYPSNHSTLSTARCEVLAYLFPGHAEFIRAVGKEAGDSRVWAGIHYEMDNRAGAALGKAVAGKFIERAKTDGAD from the coding sequence ATGCTTAGCGGTTTTGGCAAGGCCTGCGCGGTAATCCTCTTTTCAGGGAACTGCGCTTTCGCCCAATCGGATTTGATAGAACCAGAGGCTGGAACGTGGAAGACATGGGTAATCACGTCTGGCGAGGACTTCCGAGTCCCGCCACCGCCTGACGCCTCCGCCGCAGCAGCCGAATTGGTGCAGATGCGGGATCTCTTGGCGCAAAAGGATCCGGCTGCCGCCGACAAAATCACCTTCTGGGACGCCGGCTCGCCTGGGTACCGATGGATCGATCTGGTCAACAATCGCCTTCTCGAGAACCAGCAGATTTCAAATGCGCACCGCGTCTACACCTATTTGACGATGGCGATGTACGACGCCACCATCGCTGCGTGGGACGCAAAGTACTTCTACAATCGGCCGCGCCCGAGCGAGGCGGATGCGACACTGGCGACTGCGCTGCCGCCGCCGCGGAGTCCCTCCTATCCATCCGAGCATGCCGCAGCCGCCGGAGCTGCTGCGACCGTTCTTTCTTATTTCTTTCCCGAAGAGACATCGTCGTTCAAGGCAATGGCCGAAGAAGCGGCACAGTCGCGTGTCCTTGCCGGTGTCCAGTTCCCAAGCGATTCTTCCGCCGGCCTGGAGTTGGGACGGAGGGTCGCAGAGCAGGTGATTGCGCGGGCAAAGGCCGATGGCTCCGATGCAGCGTGGACCGGCACTGTTCCGACCGGGCCGTGCATGTGGGTCGGGAACAAACCCGCCAATGTAACCATGCCAAACTGGAAGCCGATCGTGCTGGCAGCACCCGATGAATTCAGGCCGCCGGCGCCGCCCGACTGCCAGTCCCCGGCCGTAAAGGCCGAGATGGATGCAATCCGACAGTTTGAACGAAAATTCCCTAACAGCTACAAAGCGTTCTACTGGCAAAGCCCATCCGGCCTGTTCACCGACTGGTATGACTATGCCAGCAAGTGGATGTTCGAGGACAAGACGGATACGAACCCGCCGCGTGCCGCGCGGGCTTACGCGATGCTCGCAACGGTCTATTACGACGCCTACATTGCAAGCAACGACGGGAAGTACGCCTATTGGTATCTGCGGCCCAACATGCTTGACGCGAGCATCACTCCCCTGTTCGCGGTGCCGGCCCATCCCAGTTATCCGTCGAACCACTCCACGCTCTCGACTGCCCGATGCGAGGTCCTGGCGTACCTGTTTCCCGGCCATGCGGAGTTCATCCGCGCGGTTGGTAAAGAGGCGGGTGATTCCCGCGTCTGGGCAGGCATCCACTATGAAATGGACAACCGGGCCGGCGCCGCGCTCGGTAAAGCGGTCGCGGGGAAATTTATCGAACGGGCAAAAACCGACGGGGCGGACTAG
- a CDS encoding DUF763 domain-containing protein, with amino-acid sequence MAQRSGSADLPLHGGRVPKWLGDRMTRLGAVMCEAIIHHYGREELLRRLAHPFWFQSFGAVMGMDWHSSGITTSVIGALKRGLAPLSGELGIHVCGGRGAHSRKTPHELAVIGERVGLDGTGLATASRLVAKVDSAAVQDGFDLYLHGFIVTDDGDWVVVQQGMNGDSKVARRYHWLSEGLKSFVDQPHAAIEGANQGEIVNLTDHRADASRKGQLELLQDLGPDRILREFAALERDVTTEPEPEQPMLPHLVMPAHHDVRESDVVMRRLHGNMAAAAERGPADFSELLLVPGVGARTVRALALVAEVLHGAPCRFSDPGRFSLAHGGKDRHPFPVPLKVYDETIGVLKSAVHKARLGRDEEIGALKRLDEQSRQVERYVTGPSLKEIVAGEFDQSHLLGGRSVFGWEAAPEAPAYVKQIKQKGQAGRIAIQRNTDFDPSLPFRRRN; translated from the coding sequence TTGGCACAACGATCGGGAAGCGCAGACCTTCCACTTCATGGCGGACGCGTGCCGAAATGGCTCGGCGACCGCATGACGCGTCTTGGCGCGGTCATGTGCGAGGCGATCATTCACCATTACGGTCGCGAGGAGCTGCTGCGCCGGTTGGCGCATCCCTTCTGGTTCCAGTCGTTTGGCGCCGTCATGGGAATGGACTGGCATTCCTCCGGCATCACGACCAGCGTCATCGGCGCCCTTAAACGTGGTTTGGCTCCGCTCTCCGGCGAACTCGGTATTCACGTGTGCGGCGGCCGCGGCGCGCATTCGCGCAAGACCCCGCACGAGCTTGCCGTCATCGGCGAGCGCGTCGGCCTCGACGGAACAGGCCTGGCAACGGCCAGCCGGCTCGTCGCCAAGGTTGACAGCGCCGCTGTCCAGGACGGCTTCGACCTTTATCTGCATGGCTTCATCGTGACCGATGACGGCGACTGGGTCGTGGTGCAGCAAGGCATGAACGGCGACAGCAAGGTGGCGCGCCGTTATCATTGGCTGTCCGAAGGCCTGAAGAGTTTCGTCGACCAGCCGCATGCCGCCATCGAGGGCGCCAACCAGGGCGAGATCGTCAACCTGACCGACCACCGCGCCGACGCGTCGCGCAAGGGGCAGCTGGAGCTGCTGCAGGACCTCGGACCGGATCGCATCCTGAGGGAATTCGCCGCGCTCGAGCGTGACGTGACTACAGAACCGGAGCCCGAGCAGCCGATGCTGCCACACCTGGTCATGCCGGCCCACCACGACGTTCGCGAAAGCGATGTCGTCATGCGCCGTCTTCATGGCAACATGGCTGCGGCTGCCGAGCGTGGCCCCGCCGATTTCTCCGAACTTCTCCTGGTCCCCGGCGTCGGTGCGCGCACGGTGCGGGCGCTGGCGCTGGTTGCCGAGGTTCTGCATGGCGCGCCATGCCGTTTTTCCGATCCCGGCCGCTTCTCGCTGGCGCATGGCGGCAAGGACAGGCATCCATTCCCCGTGCCGCTGAAGGTCTATGACGAGACGATCGGCGTGCTGAAGTCCGCCGTCCACAAGGCCAGGCTCGGCCGCGACGAAGAAATCGGTGCCTTGAAGCGGCTCGACGAGCAGTCACGACAGGTCGAACGCTATGTCACAGGCCCCAGCCTGAAGGAAATCGTCGCCGGAGAGTTCGACCAGTCGCATCTGCTCGGCGGTCGCAGCGTGTTCGGCTGGGAGGCCGCACCCGAGGCGCCCGCGTACGTCAAACAAATCAAACAAAAGGGACAAGCGGGCCGGATCGCAATTCAACGAAATACCGATTTCGACCCTTCTCTGCCCTTCCGTCGGAGAAATTGA
- a CDS encoding FAD-dependent oxidoreductase, with protein sequence MAEGHSKLNGPDLVEGIALSDLPDGAKLLGHCGDEQVLLVRRGAEVFAIGATCTHYGGPLVDGLVVGDTVRCPWHHACFDLRTGEALRAPAFSPLACWSVEQRDDRIFVGEKRKRPAPKQRDGGSGQVPEKIVIVGGGAAGFAAAERLRREDYQGSLVMLSNDEAPPVDRPNLSKDYLAGKAPEDWIPLRGESFYSKNDIDLRLNANVASIDARSGEVVLADGARTPYDRLLLATGAEPVRLTIQGADQPHVHTLRSFADCKAIIERAMTARCAVVLGASFIGLEVAAALRSREIEVHVVAPEKRPMERILGPQMGDFIRALHEENGVVFHLEDTASSIDGSKVKLSSGDSLAADFVVVGIGVRPRTGLAETAGLILDRGVVVNAFLETSVPGIFAAGDIARWPDPHSGENIRVEHWVVAERQGRTAALNMLGHREKFVAVPFFWSQHYDVPINYVGHAVQWDEIAIDGDIVAKDCLLRFKREGRTLAVASIFRDIESLGAEVEMERQIT encoded by the coding sequence ATGGCTGAAGGTCATAGCAAACTAAACGGGCCGGATCTGGTCGAGGGCATCGCGTTATCCGATCTTCCCGATGGCGCAAAGCTCCTCGGCCATTGCGGCGATGAGCAGGTGCTGCTGGTGCGCCGCGGGGCCGAGGTCTTCGCCATCGGAGCGACATGCACACATTATGGCGGGCCGCTCGTCGACGGTCTTGTGGTGGGAGACACCGTCCGGTGTCCCTGGCATCACGCGTGCTTCGATTTGCGTACAGGCGAGGCCTTGCGCGCCCCTGCTTTCAGTCCACTCGCTTGCTGGTCGGTGGAACAACGCGATGATCGGATATTCGTGGGCGAGAAGCGCAAACGGCCGGCACCGAAGCAGCGCGATGGGGGCTCCGGCCAGGTTCCGGAGAAGATCGTCATTGTCGGTGGCGGCGCGGCCGGTTTCGCGGCGGCAGAAAGACTGCGGCGCGAGGACTATCAAGGCAGCCTTGTCATGCTCAGCAACGACGAAGCGCCGCCCGTTGATCGACCCAATCTTTCCAAGGACTACCTCGCCGGCAAAGCACCGGAGGATTGGATTCCGCTCCGCGGGGAAAGCTTCTACTCAAAGAACGATATCGACCTGCGCCTCAATGCGAACGTCGCCAGCATCGATGCACGTTCTGGCGAGGTTGTACTCGCGGACGGGGCCCGGACTCCTTACGACAGGCTACTCCTTGCGACCGGAGCCGAACCGGTTCGCCTGACCATACAAGGCGCCGACCAACCACACGTTCACACGCTGCGCTCGTTCGCAGATTGCAAGGCGATCATCGAGCGAGCCATGACTGCGCGCTGCGCCGTCGTGCTTGGCGCCAGTTTCATTGGCCTGGAGGTTGCCGCGGCTCTGCGTTCGCGCGAGATCGAAGTTCATGTCGTGGCGCCGGAAAAACGGCCCATGGAACGGATCCTGGGTCCGCAAATGGGCGACTTCATCCGCGCCCTCCATGAGGAGAATGGTGTCGTATTCCATCTCGAGGACACCGCGAGCAGCATCGACGGCAGCAAGGTGAAACTCAGCAGTGGCGATTCGTTGGCGGCGGATTTCGTCGTCGTCGGCATCGGCGTGCGACCGCGGACAGGGCTTGCCGAAACAGCGGGGCTCATCCTTGACCGCGGTGTCGTAGTAAATGCCTTTTTGGAGACGAGCGTACCAGGCATCTTCGCGGCCGGCGACATTGCGCGGTGGCCAGATCCTCACAGTGGCGAGAACATTCGGGTCGAGCATTGGGTAGTTGCCGAGAGGCAGGGGCGAACCGCGGCCCTCAACATGCTCGGCCATCGCGAGAAATTCGTCGCCGTGCCGTTCTTCTGGAGCCAGCATTACGATGTTCCCATCAACTACGTCGGCCATGCCGTGCAATGGGACGAGATCGCGATCGATGGAGACATCGTTGCCAAGGATTGCCTGCTCCGCTTCAAGCGCGAAGGGCGCACGCTGGCTGTCGCTTCGATCTTCCGCGACATCGAAAGTCTAGGGGCCGAGGTGGAAATGGAGCGCCAAATCACCTAG
- a CDS encoding MgtC/SapB family protein, whose protein sequence is MSLIPVWQDIAARLLLTVLAGSLIGLDREARGQAAGLRTTILVGLAAAIAMTQATILLEVGGKAPNSFVRMDVLRFPLGVLTGVGFIGGGAILRRGSLVSGVTTAATLWMMTMIGLAFGGGQYALGAAGTVLTLVILLVLKWVDLVIPREHQAVLALTWKAADHDDLDAITGPSGYRARLVGMERRPDRDSPVVSFEISWRRSDKGPPPTDLLTLVGEHCDIEKFNIVSEST, encoded by the coding sequence ATGTCTCTTATTCCGGTTTGGCAAGACATCGCGGCACGCCTGCTTCTGACCGTGCTCGCCGGTTCATTGATTGGCCTCGACCGGGAGGCGCGCGGACAGGCGGCCGGCCTCAGGACAACCATCCTGGTCGGGCTGGCCGCCGCGATCGCAATGACACAGGCCACCATTCTGCTGGAGGTTGGCGGCAAAGCTCCGAATTCCTTCGTCCGTATGGACGTTCTTCGCTTTCCCCTGGGCGTGTTGACAGGCGTCGGCTTCATCGGTGGCGGCGCCATTCTTCGCCGGGGCAGTCTTGTCAGCGGTGTCACTACAGCAGCCACGTTGTGGATGATGACGATGATCGGATTGGCTTTCGGGGGTGGCCAATACGCCTTGGGCGCAGCCGGGACGGTGCTGACGCTGGTCATTCTGCTCGTGTTGAAATGGGTCGATCTGGTGATACCGCGCGAACACCAGGCCGTGTTGGCGCTCACCTGGAAGGCGGCGGATCATGACGACCTCGACGCGATCACCGGGCCCTCCGGTTATCGAGCGCGCCTGGTTGGAATGGAGCGGCGCCCAGATCGCGACAGCCCCGTGGTGTCGTTCGAGATCAGCTGGAGGCGGTCTGACAAGGGACCGCCGCCGACGGATTTATTGACACTGGTGGGTGAGCATTGCGACATCGAGAAGTTTAATATCGTCAGCGAATCTACCTGA
- a CDS encoding response regulator, producing MSKRILMVEDTEDNRQIVRDLIATTEYELIEAADGAAGVAAAAAEKPDLILMDIQLPVIDGYEPARRIDQRPIFGDDLVE from the coding sequence ATGAGCAAGAGAATCCTGATGGTGGAAGACACCGAGGACAACCGGCAGATCGTGCGCGATCTCATCGCCACAACCGAATACGAACTGATCGAGGCCGCGGACGGTGCTGCCGGTGTCGCTGCCGCTGCAGCTGAGAAGCCAGACCTGATCCTGATGGACATTCAGCTTCCGGTGATCGACGGGTATGAACCTGCCCGCCGCATAGATCAACGCCCCATTTTCGGCGACGACCTTGTCGAATAG
- a CDS encoding alpha-ketoglutarate-dependent dioxygenase AlkB, with the protein MPTLKTRQPEFAGQGDLFRAPDFRAPDPRVLDDRPEGFHYQPELITAEEEAELVRQLESLAFQPFDFHGHLANRRVAGFGLRYDFDQRKVVEAPAIPAFLMPLRDKVAAFARLPADAFVQVLINEYRPGAGIGWHRDKPHFDAVAGVSLLAPCSFRLRRKNGAGWDRQTIILEPRSAYLMTGPARTEWQHSIPPLAEHRYSITLRTLRPQRSLR; encoded by the coding sequence ATGCCAACGCTCAAAACCAGGCAACCCGAATTCGCTGGCCAAGGCGACCTGTTTCGTGCGCCCGACTTTCGCGCGCCCGACCCGCGCGTGCTCGACGATAGGCCGGAAGGATTTCACTACCAGCCGGAGCTGATCACGGCGGAGGAAGAGGCCGAGCTGGTGCGGCAGCTCGAAAGTCTCGCCTTCCAGCCTTTCGACTTTCATGGCCATCTCGCAAACCGGCGCGTCGCCGGGTTTGGCCTGCGCTACGATTTTGACCAACGCAAAGTCGTCGAGGCGCCGGCGATCCCTGCTTTTCTGATGCCGCTCAGAGACAAGGTGGCGGCATTTGCGCGGCTGCCCGCCGATGCTTTCGTGCAGGTTTTGATCAACGAGTACCGACCCGGCGCGGGTATCGGCTGGCATCGCGACAAGCCGCATTTCGATGCCGTGGCCGGCGTTTCTCTTCTTGCGCCATGCAGCTTTCGGCTCCGGCGGAAGAACGGCGCTGGATGGGATCGCCAGACCATCATCCTCGAGCCAAGGTCGGCTTACCTGATGACGGGACCGGCGCGCACCGAATGGCAGCACAGCATTCCGCCGCTTGCCGAGCACCGCTATTCGATCACCTTGCGGACCCTGCGGCCGCAACGGTCGCTTCGGTAG